In Runella sp. SP2, the genomic window CATTTGGTTTAACACATCTGCCACGCGCCGACTTATCATGGCAAAATCGCCACTGTCGAGGGGAATATCCACGTACGAGATTGATTTTAGCAACCGATAAAATAGGAAGTAGCCTGTTCGCTTAATGATATTTTCTTTACGCTTGCGACGAACAGCATAGACCACATCGTACCCTTCTTGCATTTTTTGGTAAAAATCGGGTAACAGCTCAGGTGGGTCTTGTAAGTCCCCATCAATAATAAATAGCGCTTCTGTTCCTCGGGCTGCCGCCAAACCCGCCGTAAGGGCAAGCTGGTGTCCGTGGTTTCGAGATAAAAACACACAATGAAAACGACTGTCGGTCAAGGCAACTTGGCGCATTTGAAGAGCCGTATTGTCGCGACTGCCATCATCGACCAACACCACCTCAATCCGAAGCGAGAGGCTGTCCATGAGTTTGGTAAGGCGCTCTACCAAGTGAGGAAATGATTCCGACTCGTTGTAGAGTGGAGCTACGATGGATATTTGGGGTGTATTCATGCCTTTTTTTTCCATTCAATGGGTTGATAGTGAGTTGATTGTGGCTTGTCATCTCTGACAAGTACAAACTGCATTTGGTACGTTCCAGGCTCAACAGCGGCATAAGGAA contains:
- a CDS encoding glycosyltransferase family 2 protein codes for the protein MNTPQISIVAPLYNESESFPHLVERLTKLMDSLSLRIEVVLVDDGSRDNTALQMRQVALTDSRFHCVFLSRNHGHQLALTAGLAAARGTEALFIIDGDLQDPPELLPDFYQKMQEGYDVVYAVRRKRKENIIKRTGYFLFYRLLKSISYVDIPLDSGDFAMISRRVADVLNQMPEESRFLRGMRSWIGFKQTGYEYERSERVAGESKYTFKQLFRLAYNGIFNFSEFPISFMTRAGGVSIGIALVYFIVVLAKKLFYADVIEGFTALLFVIILFSGVQLMALGIIGEYVLRIFFQSKGRPLFIVKETIVDGKLNEPKNKLTNETR